ACATGGTGTTTTTCTTGGTTTTTCATCTCCAACGGGCTGCTGTTAAGATATTGGACCCAGCTAAGATCAGAATTTTCTCCAAGTCCCTCAGACTGGTAAAGAGATTAGAGTCTAAAACTTCAGCTCAATTGTGCTTTGGTCCTTGAATTGCCCGAACCCAAGGAACCATTTGACATAGAGCTTGATGCTTCTTGCAGATGTGGAAGAGGTTGGGGTGAAAAAGGAGGGCTATATTAAAACATATAAACTTTAGATAACACACAATTACTATGTATTAgagttattttaataatgagCCCTTTTTCTTATTAGAGTTGAATTAGATTCACTTCCTTGAAAGGGAAATCATCTCTgaaactgtctttttttttttttttactcaggtGACTGTGATTTCTGTGTGAAATTTAGCAGTGGTTTGTGCAAAATATTTGTAATGACTTTTTGTACACACATCTGATTTCACTGATTTAAAGAGTAGTTTCACTGCTGAAAAAGACATCCTGATAGGTGTCTAGACCTTATTTGTCACGGACATGCCAACCACTACAACACTTCCCTGCTCTCTGTCACCGGAACATTAATTGCGCCACCTGCACTTAATTCTTCAGTGCCTATTTAAGACTTTCACTCGTCAGTGGCAGCGGCGAGTATTGAGACTGATTGCTGTGCATATACCTGCCATTATCTCCGTAATATGCCTTGGTTCTATGACTGCCTGAGTTAATTCTGCCTGCCTGATTTTCCTTATCTGCCTGCCAGCATCAGTAAAGTTCTGTTGTTGTGAACTCTCTGCCTCCTCCAGTGTGCGTGTCCCGAAACAGAATACTTGCCCTATAGTAAAGtgacagtacctgagcgatgcAAGCCCCGCAAGCCGGCGCGCCCCCCACATCGGATCCACCACAGATGCAAGGCGTCGCGCCTCCACCAACAGATCCGATTGCGGAACTGACTGCCTCGTTGCGGAAAGCGGTACTGTCGCTACTGGGGCTACTGCCCTGGCTTGTCCGGTGGCTAAACCAGGGACATACTCGGGTGAGGTATCGGAATGTCCGGGATTCATCATGCAGGGTCAGGTGGATTTCGATGTTGTTCCCCAACAGTTCTCTAATGACCACGCGAAGATCGCCTTTATCCTGTCGTTGCTGTCTGGTGAAGCTCGACGCTGGGCAGAGGCCCTATGGACATCCCAGAGCCCAGCACTCACCTCCTTGGATGGCTTCTTGGCTCACTTCATGGCAGTCTTCGGCACGAGCACTTCTGCCCTTTCTTTGCATGAAGAGCTGTTAACCCTACGGCAAGCCGGACGCACCGTCCATGAGTATATGCTTCGTTTCCGCATGCTAGCAGTCTCTAGCGGCTGGAACAAGACAGCACTACTCGCAGCATACCGGTGGGGTCTACGGCCCGAGATCCGATGACAGATGGCAATATACAATGATTCTGCCGATCTGGAGTCCTTCATGCTCAAGGCGCAGTGCGTGTCGCAACATCTCGCTGCGGTCACTGTGGAGGAAAGCGACCGAGCCGATACCTCACCCTGCGTGGATTCCTCTGTGCCGGAAGCAATGCAGACAGATGAATACCATCTGTCCACTGGAGAATGTTAGCACCGTCTCCAGCGTGGGCTCTGCCTGTATTGCGGAGAGCCAGACCACTCCCTCCTCACTGCCCAGCCCGTCCTCCATGCCCAGCAGTGAGCACCCTCCAACTCGGTTCTATCATAACCAATCCGCGGTATCATGATGCCACCCTAATTTATGGTTCTCAATCCCTCCTGGTCACTGTGCTATTCGACTCGGGCGCATTTGGGAACTTCATCTCCTCCCACATTCTCTCCGCCAACCACATTCCTCATCTTCGAAGCCTGGCACGATACCAAATAACGACCATTCAGGGAAAATCGCTAGGTTGCAGGCTGGTGCAGTGGATTAACCCTTCGTATTGGGTGTCTACATGAGGAGACGCTCCCTCTCCTGGTACTGGAAGAGGCCCGGGTAGATATCATCCTGGGACACCCCTGGTTAGCGCTCCACCAGCCCTAAATCCGGTGGAGCACCGGGAGAATCGACCAGTGGAGCGATCACTCTTTCCAGTCCTGCCTGCGAGTACTCCCAAAACCCATTTCCGAGACGGCCATACTCGGGGCAACCAGCATCGAGAGCCCTCAACAGGAAGTCATGGTGGACCTTCCTACTGAATACTGGGACTACCGGGATGTTTTCAGTAAAGCCGCCGCAACGAAAGTACCACCACATCGGCCCTGGGACTGCGCCATAACCCTTCTGCCTGAAGCCAAAATGCCCAAGGGGCATATCTATCCTCTGTCCATCCCGGAACAAAAGGCCATGGAAGAGTATGTTCAGGAGGCACTATGCCAAGGCTTTATACGCCAGTCCACTTCCCCAGCGGCTTCTGGCTTCTTTTTTGTAGCCAAAACAGATGGAGGTCTACGGCCATGCATCGATTACAGAAACCTCAACGCTCAGACAGTAAAGTTCGCCTACCCCCTGCCTCTGGTCCTGGCGGCGCTCGAGGAACTCCGTGGAGCTCGCCTTTTCATGAAACTCGACCTGTGGAGCACCTACAACCTGATACACATCCGACGCAGAGACGAGTGGAAGACAGCGTTTATTACACCTTCTGGGCACTATGAATATCGCGTCATGCCGTATGGTCTCTCCAATGCCACCACGGTGTTTCAGAATTTCATGAATGAGATCTTCTGAGAGATGCTCCACCGGTTTGTGATTGTATACATTGACAATATTCTCATCTATTCGTCCAACCGGTCGGAGCACATCCGCCATGTCCAACAGGTGCTCGACTGTCTCCGCCGTCACCGTCTCTACTTAAAACTCgaaaagtgtgagttccaccaaCCCATCATCCAGTTCCTGGGCTATGTCATCTCCGCAGAGGGCATTCAGATGGATCAATCCAAGGTGGAAGTGGTGAGAAGCTGGCCGCAGCCGCATACTATTAAGGATCTTCAGCGCTTCCTGGGGTTTGCGAACTTCTACCATCAGTTCATCGCCAACTTCAGTGAGCACACCGCGCCTCTTACCTCCCTGTTATGTAATGAACCTAGGTCATTCCGCTGGACGACCTCCGCTGTTGAAGCCTTTAAAAAGCTGAAAGCTGCCTTCTGTTCTGCACCTATCCTGGTGCACCCAGACCCTAGTCGACCCTTCGTGGTGGAAGTGGACGCGTCAGCCTCCGGAGTAGGAGCGGCACTATCACAACAAGGAGGCAAGCCCCCTGTACTCCGCCCATGTGCCTTTTTCTCCAGGAAGATATCCCCGGCGGAGCGTAATTATGACATTGGTAATGGCAAGCTACTCGCGATTAAGCTGGCCCTAGAGGAGTGGCAACACTGGTTGGAGGGAGCTAACCATCCTTTTGAGGTAATTACCGACCATAAAAATCTCCAATACCTCAAGGAAGCATAATGCTTGAACCCACAGCAAGCGCGATGGACACTGTTTTTTACTAGGTTTCATATCACGGTCACGTATTGTCCTGGTCACAAGAATAAAAAAGCCGATCCACTGTCCCGGATCCATTCCTCCGAGCCTCAACCAGAAAAGGACGCGCCCATACTCCCTCCTGACTTGTTCATCTGCCCTCTTCTATGGGCCATCGACGAAGAAATTCGTGCTGCCACTACACAGGAACCCGCTCTGCCAGGAGGTCTGGAGGGAAAGTCATACGTCCCAACCTCCCTCCGTGTATACCTTATGGACTCTGTGCACTCCACTCCGGGCTCTGGACACCCAGGCAGACAACGAACCCTCTCACTCCTCCAAGGCAGGTATTGGTGGCCCATCATGTCACAGGATGTCGCGCGGTTCGTAAAAGGATGCCCAGTCTGTGCTGTGATTTCCACACTGCGCCGACTGCCAAAGGGTAAACTCGTGCCACTTCCGATCCCTCATCGGCCCTGGTCCCACCAGGGAATCGATTTCGCCACAGACTTACCCCCGTCTGACAGCTTCACCACCGTACTCGTCATGGTGGATCGATTCTACAAAGCGTGCAAGCTGATACCTCTCAGGGGCCTGCCCACTGCtctgaaaatagtggagatgcTCTTTCATCACGTTTTTCAGCACTTCGGCATCCCCGAAGACATCGTGTCCGATAGAGGACCCCAGTTCACCACCAGAGTGTGGCACGGCTTCTTCAAACAGCTGGGAGTATCAGTGAGTCTATCCTCAGGTTACCATCCACAGTCCAACGGACAAACAGAGCGCAAAATTCAGGAAATCACACGTTACCTCAGAGCATACTGCCACGATCGCCAACATGACTGGAGCCAATACCTCCCTTGGGCCGAGTACGCACAAAACTCGCTCCGCCAGGAAGCTACCGGACTCACGCCGTTCCAATGCGTGAGCCTTCCGAGATACTATCAGTAGAccactggttcagagagagtgagagggtttgGGAGTGAGAGATCGACGTGGACGATGCCGTCTACCAGGTCCGGGACATCATGAACTCCAGGCGTCGGGGCGGCCATCTGCAGTATCTGGTTGACTGGGAAGGGTACGGACTGGAGGAAAGGTCATGGGTGGATCAAGCAGACATTCTCAACCTGTCACTGCGAGTTTCACCAGCGCCATCCTGATCGTCCCGCTCCTAGGGGCCGCGGTCATCGGTCGTCCTCGTCGCCTTTCCTGGACGTCTGGAGACGCCCGAGGGGGGGGGGTACTGTCACGGACATGCCAGCCACTACAACACTTCCCCGCTCTCTGTCACCGGAACACTAATTGAGCCACCTGCACCTAATTCTCCAGCGCCTATTTAAGACTTTCACTTGCCAGTGGCAGCGGCGAGTATTGAGACTGATTGCTgtggatatacactatattgccaaaagtattcgctcacccatccaaataatcagaatcaggtgttccaatcacttccatggccacaggtgtataaaatcaagcacctaggcatgcagaatgtttttacaaacatttgtgaaagaatgggtcgctctcaggagctcagtgaattccagcgtggaactgtgataggatgccacctgtgcaacaaatccagtcgtgaaatttcctcgctcctaaatattccacagtcaactgtcagctgtattataagaacgtggaagtgtttgggaatgacagcaactcaggcacgaagtggtaggccacgtaaactgacggagcggggtcagcagatgctgaggcacatagtgcgaagaggttgccaactttctgcagagtcaatcgctacagacctccaaacttcatgtggccttcagattagctcaagaacagtgagcagaactttgtgggaacagtttggagctggccccttcctcttccaacatgactgtgcaccagtgcacaaagcaaggtccataaagacatggatgacagagtctggtgtggatgaacttgactggcctgcacagagtcctctcctcaacccgatagaacacctttgggttgaattagagcagagactgagagccaggccttctcgtcctacatcagtgtgtgacctcacaaatgcgcttctggaagaatggtcaaaaattcccataaacacactcctaaaccttgtggacagccttcccagaagaattgaagctgttatagctgcaaagggtggaccgacatcatattgaaccctatggattaggaatgggatgtcacttaagttcatatgcaagtcaaggcaggtgagcgaatacttttggcaatatagtgtacctgcCATTATCTCCATAATATGCCTTGCTTCTATGACTGCCTGAGTTAATTCTGCCTGCCTGATTTTCATTATCTGCCTGCCTGATTTTCCTTATCTGCATTAGTAAAGTTCTGTTGTCGCGAACTCTCTGCctcctccagtgtgtgtgttccgaAACATTATTAGAAGGACATCATGAACCACCTGATTGTTTTGATGAATTATCCTTAGAATGGAAACTGAGAAAAGTGTAGGCCTTGTCAGAAAACTATAATTCACACGTTTCACTCATGTTTAAGATTTCATGCCAGAGcttaataatgtattatttatgaaAGACATGGagcacagacatacatacatacagcatATATATGGATCAAAGGGCAAGAATGGATTAACAGGGCTTGTCCATCATAGTTCCTTACaagattcaaaataaaatatagaaccACATGGGACTGAGAACATTGGTGTACAGAGACCAAGGCAAAGTTGTTTTGCAGTGTCCAGAAGCAAAACAGGACACATCATAAGCAATTATAAAACCAGACACATCTATGCATCAGTGCTACAGAAAGGAATCTATGCCAGATTGTCTTGTTACCACAGTTTAGAGCACATGATCTGTCTAAATATATAGGTAACATTTTTCTCTGAAAATTGTTACCTAGCAATACTTAACATGCAAAAGCGTTCTATAAACAACTCAATTATCTTTCAAATAGCACTGTTTAAATAGCATGAGATTATAATTCtagattaatatattaatagtTTTGACCAGACACTGCAgttattatgtaattatttatcacttggaaaacaaaatattttatgataCTGGTGAACCCTGAAGGCAGTGTGTAGCATGCAAAGTATTTCTGACAAGAAATTTAGTACAAAATTCATAGAACTGTAATGATGACAAATTAGAATTTCGTAGAATTAATTCATAAGACAATAATCAACTATTATGAATTCCAGATTGttcatatatttacatatgtgGTGGctgatataatttttttttttttaaatttgcaaAAGTTTTTGTCTCAAGATAATGTTGACTCCTGTACAAAATGTTTCATTCACAGCTTTTACACTTAATGGTTTTCATGATTTGGGGGAATGGCGGCCCATCCTAACCATTCCCTATCTTGTTATGTTTTTATTGTCTACTACTGCAAATCTCACAATCATATATTTAATTACATCTCAGAAGGCTCTTCACTCTCCTATGTGTATATTAATTGGTCTTACGGCAGTTGTGGATCTCTTTATGCCGATATTTTGTATTCCACATATGCTGCTCAGCCTCATATTTAACTGGAAAGGAATTTCACTAGTGGGCTGTTTGGTGCAAatgttttgcatttattttgttgGTGCGTTGCAATCTACTATACTGCTGTGGATGGCACTGGAtcgtttttttgctatatgtagaCCTCTCTATTACCACAAATACATGGAAATGGcaaattttctaaagttcattatttttccagttatccgaaatttgttttttattaccaCAATGGTTTATTGGGCTGGAAAATTGACCTTTTGTGCAACAAATGAGATAGATCACTGTTTTTGTGAACACATGGCATTAGTTCAGCTGGGATGTGGAGATATCTCCATTAATAATGCATTAGGGCTTTTGGGTGTTTTTCTTACAATAactgctgattttattttaattacaatatcatatataataatactttCTTCTATCCTGAGATCTGGCAAGGCCTGTTTAAAGGCTGTTAACACCTGCATTACTCATATAATTGTCATGACAGTTAGTCTGGCTTTTGCTTTAATTGCCTTTATGTCATACAGAATAAGAAACAACTTCTCTCCCTCCATCCGTGTCTTCCTGAGTACAATGTACTTGCTTTTTCCAAGCTGTTTTAATCCAATTATTTATGGAGTAAGAACCAAAGAAATAAGAgaacagtttctgaaattctTGAACCATTTGAAAGTTTTTCCAAGGTAatcatataatgtatatagtaTCATATGTTAAATACCCTTTAAAACAACCAAGTTACTTTATGATAAAACATCAGTCTTGTCTTTTATAGAAGTGGGTTGTAATTTTAAAGGGTTAAATTAAATTGtgaataaataactaaacaaatgaaaatgctTACAAATGACAGTAAATGTAATTTCATGAAGTGGTTGTTGTATGTGGATTGattgaaacactgaaaaaagtTTGAGAACTTGTGCTGCAGTTTCTATGGCACTGGACAACAGGTAGGGGCAAAAGCTAATGTGCAGTGCATCTTTTCACACTGTTGCTTATGCATCATCAGAGGACGACTGATGCTGGAAAAAGATGCTCTTTTCTGTAAATATACAGTTCACAAATGCCAACACCTGGCTAATGGTGTTCTAATTAAGATGGACTGCTGGGCACAGATATTTGTGGCATTTTGATGGTTAAAGATTGTGCACTCCCAACAAAAGGGGAACGCTCTATCCTCTGTTCTTGCTTAGCAAAAGTATCAGTGAAACCATTACTGCATCCAGATGTGGATTATTGATTGCTGGTTGTTGAAGGGCTTGAGATCTGAAGATGTGCTGATGTTCACATGCAGGACTcttaaaatgcaaaacactgagctttttcctctgttttgctctgcctgagtggggaaaaaaatcacatgtattCACTCATCAGGAGAGGTCAACTTCCCAGACCAATAAGAAGGACATTGCTTCTTTAACCAATCAAATGTACTTAAACATATTTTATCATCTACTCTGAAACTTTTATCATGCAAGAAAGAGAAGGCAAATTCCTGTGGAGGtactgtgttaatgtatttctgtaaaattTTCTTGAGCTTCCAATCTTTAGATAGCATgctatggttatggtgttgttGACCAAATGCATAAAACTGAAGTCAATTTTAAATAAACGAAATTGTCTGTAGCTGgtcaatatatttttaactagGTTAGACATCCAACTTATAGTTCCATTTTGATAAAGGTTTATAAATATCACTAGCACTGtattcttgcttttttttgtcatttgattTTTATGCCTTACACCATGTTATCTGCTTGTTTTATGACCACAATCTTGCTTAACatttaaagtttgtttttaaataaagcatttttttctgtcttctttCTCTGGCCTCAACACATTCTTGTGTTTGGTGATAACTATACATTTCTTTAAGTAAGCAGACtcataaaattaatttaataataatttatattaatagtcaggctcattttaatacaatcattaaaatataattaatataattaatataattttatataaataaaatctaaataaaattctttttattttttaaaccaaatcAATTGCAATTAATCAACTATACTGCTTAAttattaagaataataatatcaaCATATCTCAAGGTTTGGATTAACATGCTccatcacagtacacactataatgCAGTCTTTAAAATGCAAGAAAAATCTGCCAAAGCAGTCATGTGCTTTATATGGatgttcacatttacatttagtgaaagaaaatatcaacatttatcaGTACTTAGAAGTGAATGAGAACAATTAGTTCAATTAAAAGGTTTGTTCAAAAACACTGATTTATTCACAATGATCACCGCAATGCCACAAAATCTTTTCGTGCCAGAGTAGCGATTTCCTCTTAGATCAGATGTCTGATATGTCTTTTAGAACCACGTTTACCTGACTTTAATTTTGCTTAAAAGCAGGAAACACCAAAATCATGCCAAATAGCAACTTTACACAGCTCATTGTCATCAAATCTCTGGCCAtttaaaacaagacaaaacactAAACCATGTAATGGCTCGATTGCATTGTCCAGGCATTTGTTGAAATATACACAGGTGGTGTGTACATGCCACAAATAACAGCTGGTGAGTGGTCCAGGCACCTCAAGAGCAACTGCATCCTTTGCCATTAATCACAGTCCCTTTTCAAAGAAATAGCATGGACCTCTTCGAGCTATTAGGATACTCCTAAGATGGATTGTCTGGAACCAGAGGTgcctaataaaaataatccaaTTCACCAAACTTTCTACCTTCTATCAAATGAAACTGTAAACAAGCAATGTTTCAAAACAGCAATGTCTtccaaatcaaattcaaattctattttattttatttcaagatACTGTTCAACTGATAAATGTCCGTCGAATAAAATCTGATCAGATTTACTTAATTTTTTAGACTTGTTAATTCGAGTAAGATCAGAAGGCAGTAAAGCAGTGTTATTATTAGAACTTGGCAAGTAAAAATTTCAATTATTACAAAATGAACTTTATTACTGACTTTATTCCAAgactattttttaattataaataagagatttattaagactatttctagttattttttCACTCATTTCCTTAATCCACACTTgtcttattatattaatataataaatacagaatataactgttaattttattcattgataatttaataaa
The window above is part of the Hemibagrus wyckioides isolate EC202008001 linkage group LG17, SWU_Hwy_1.0, whole genome shotgun sequence genome. Proteins encoded here:
- the LOC131368349 gene encoding olfactory receptor 52K2-like, with product MLTPVQNVSFTAFTLNGFHDLGEWRPILTIPYLVMFLLSTTANLTIIYLITSQKALHSPMCILIGLTAVVDLFMPIFCIPHMLLSLIFNWKGISLVGCLVQMFCIYFVGALQSTILLWMALDRFFAICRPLYYHKYMEMANFLKFIIFPVIRNLFFITTMVYWAGKLTFCATNEIDHCFCEHMALVQLGCGDISINNALGLLGVFLTITADFILITISYIIILSSILRSGKACLKAVNTCITHIIVMTVSLAFALIAFMSYRIRNNFSPSIRVFLSTMYLLFPSCFNPIIYGVRTKEIREQFLKFLNHLKVFPR